catacatgtgtaTCCATAATTAAAATCatacaaataattatttaaaacatttgtaCAGTCTCACATTTTATCTTGTAATTAAACTATTGTTACATATAAATACTATTGATAGATATTTAAATTGACTCTCTCTTTTCACAAACAATGATGCAGTAAACTTGTTAATTTTTGTACAGTATCTTTCTATCCTTGTAGACTCTTAGagactcaataaatatttatcagcCAATTGTCAATAAAAATTCTAGGACTATGAAATATGCATGTTGTGAGTGATTTTAAGCATATAAAAATGTGGGCTAGTGAATATGTATAATAATTACTCATTAACTTTGATCATTCTCTAAAGTGATTTTTCTCTTAATGATTTTCCTTAGCTAAACTCCTAGGCAAATCTTTTCTTCAGGTTTTAGTTAGCATTTAAAGATTACTTGTGGTGGTTGGGCCATGAAAGATTTGAACCAAGGTGTGAAAGGTTCGTGTATGGAAGATGGTGATCAAGGCCAATGGAGAGTCTTTCTCAGCACAGTGTGGACCTCCTTATTTCTCAGACAGTAGATGATAGGGTTGCAGAGAGGTGTGACCACCGTGTAGATGACAGACAGCACCTTGTTGAGGTCCATGGACTTGATGCGGCTGGGGCGGCAATAGATGAAAAGAGCTGCTGAATAGAAGATGCCCACCACTACCAGGTGGGAGGCACAGGTGGAGAAGGCCTTGCGTCGGGCAGCAGCTGATGGCATCCGGAGGACGGCCATCCCAATGGCTGAATAGGAGGCCAAGGACACCAGGAGTGTTCCGCAGAAGATGACGATGGCCGAGATGAAATCTACCAGCTCTGTGAGGGCCACATGGGTGCAGGACAAGTTGAGCAGAGGGGAGACATCACAGAAAAATTGGTTGAGGACATTGGGGCCGCAGTAGGTCAGGCTTGCAATGCATTTTGTCTTTATTGCTGAGACCACCAGCCCACCAAGCCATGAAGACAAGGCTAAGCCCAGGCAGACTTGGGGCCTCATGAGCAGTGGGTAGTGCAGTGGGcggcagatggccacatagcggtcataggccatggaggccaggagggtGCACTCTGTGCagatgagagagacaaagaagaagAGCTGGGTCATGCAAGTTACAAAGGAAATATGGTAGGGTCCCGTCCACAGCCCCACGAGTAGTGTGGGCATGGTGGCTGACACATAGCACATCTCCAGGCAGCTGAGGTTGcccaggaagaagtacatgggctTGTGGAGCTCACTGTGACTACAGATGAGGTAGATGATGAGGGTGTTCTCCAGGAGCGTCAGCAGGTAGAGAGTCAGGAAGAGGACAAATAGGGCATCCCTTATCCCCAGCCTTGTGGGAAAGCCCAACAATACAAATTGCTGGACTCTGGTCATGTTGGCCAACTCCAGTGAGGTCTCCATCTGTGGAGAGCAAATAACATCGTTCACAAACAAGCACAATGACACGAACTTTGGATTTCACATTTCCTGGAGAAATTAGTGGTGCTGGCAACTGTCCAGAAAGGTAGAG
The nucleotide sequence above comes from Peromyscus maniculatus bairdii isolate BWxNUB_F1_BW_parent chromosome 1, HU_Pman_BW_mat_3.1, whole genome shotgun sequence. Encoded proteins:
- the LOC102911150 gene encoding olfactory receptor 6Z7-like; translation: METSLELANMTRVQQFVLLGFPTRLGIRDALFVLFLTLYLLTLLENTLIIYLICSHSELHKPMYFFLGNLSCLEMCYVSATMPTLLVGLWTGPYHISFVTCMTQLFFFVSLICTECTLLASMAYDRYVAICRPLHYPLLMRPQVCLGLALSSWLGGLVVSAIKTKCIASLTYCGPNVLNQFFCDVSPLLNLSCTHVALTELVDFISAIVIFCGTLLVSLASYSAIGMAVLRMPSAAARRKAFSTCASHLVVVGIFYSAALFIYCRPSRIKSMDLNKVLSVIYTVVTPLCNPIIYCLRNKEVHTVLRKTLHWP